Proteins found in one Hoplias malabaricus isolate fHopMal1 chromosome 17, fHopMal1.hap1, whole genome shotgun sequence genomic segment:
- the elf2a gene encoding ETS-related transcription factor Elf-2a isoform X3, with product MVVLLRILAEVFGVEVSVQEKTIEAAEALLHMDSPASLHGDHSPEEFLSEMEVEVRTEEMGPVEDSITVLEQKDLQKRKRAGRKPKTPRANCDGSLDLIYKRKSKESRGTTTYLWEFLLDLLQDKETCPKYIKWTEKEKGIFKLVDSKAVSKLWGKHKNKPDMNYETMGRALRYYYQRGILSKVEGQRLVYQFKEMPKDIVFIDDDIDDSVDKGKMQNPSAADSTTPKKRKGRVSPVLPSTPIISFASGPEGLVSLQQSPTTPTVPRTVRLAMQVPVLMTTAQGQKLSTVTINSPTGASPILTTTGPVTGGNTGGKVVLQAVPTLVPAQGQNGERITLQLITLPAAPAKTSGPITLRTLAPVTGPAASAQVLQLAVPATVSSTATIPHTTVQTVTVPDMKPALSMQDVKIIKLEPLEAAVIQRVKTAAEKSHTDQTS from the exons AAGAGTTCCTGTCTGAGATGGAGGTTGAAGTTAGAACTGAGGAAATGGGGCCAGTCGAGGACTCCATCACTGTACTGGAGCAAAAGGACTTGCAGAAAAGGAAAAGAG CGGGACGAAAACCTAAAACACCACGAGCTAATTGTGATGGTTCCTTGGATCTCATTTATAAGAGGAAATCGAAAGAGAGCAGGG GTACCACCACATATTTGTGGGAGTTTTTGCTGGACCTTCTGCAGGATAAAGAAACCTGTCCCAAGTACATCAAatggacagagaaagaaaagggcATCTTTAAGCTGGTGGACTCCAAAGCTGTGTCTAAACTATGGggcaaacataaaaacaaaccagATATGAACTATGAAACGATGGGAAGGGCACTCAG ATATTACTACCAGCGAGGAATTCTTTCCAAGGTGGAAGGCCAGAGACTTGTGTACCAGTTCAAAGAGATGCCTAAAGACATTGTTTTCATTGATGATGATATTGATGACAGTGTCGATAAGGGAAAAATGCAGAATCCATCTGCAGCAGATTCCACAACTCCAAAAAAGAGGAAGGGAAGGGTGTCACCTGTGCTACCGTCAACGCCAATCATCAGCTTCGCCTCAGGCCCTGAAGGCCTTGTATCTTTGCAGCAGTCACCTACCACCCCAACCGTCCCCAG AACGGTGAGGCTTGCCATGCAGGTCCCAGTCCTCATGACAACGGCCCAGGGTCAGAAACTCTCCACAGTAACCATCAACTCGCCCACTGGTGCCTCTCCCATCCTGACGACGACCGGGCCGGTGACTGGGGGCAACACCGGGGGGAAAGTAGTGCTACAGGCGGTGCCCACGCTAGTCCCAGCTCAGGGGCAGAATGGCGAGCGGATCACACTGCAGCTCATCACTCTGCCTGCAGCTCCGGCCAAAACCAGCGGTCCCATCACCCTCCGCACATTAGCACCCGTCACAGGACCTGCCGCCAGTGCTCAGGTCTTGCAGCTCGCTGTCCCAGCTACCGTCAGCAGCACAGCAACCATCCCTCACACCACTGTGCAGACGGTCACCGTGCCAGACATGAAGCCGGCTTTGTCCATGCAAGACGTGAAGATCATAAAACTGGAGCCTTTGGAGGCTGCGGTGATCCAGAGGGTGAAGACAGCAGCAGAGAAGTCACACACAGATCAGACCAGCTGA
- the nocta gene encoding nocturnin isoform X2, translated as MGSSSSSRLFSTLAQSLSSAPLPHGLTHTQTDTEECEFEQADPEALLHECEEVLRNRPPRPHRDFIRTRASTPLNPQIRIMQWNILAQALGEGKDGFVRCPMEALNWAERKYLILEEILTYRPDVLCLQEVDHYYDTFQPLLSRVGYQGSFCPKPCSPCLDVRDNNGPDGCALFFSRQRFELLGTSHLRLSAMMLKTNQVAIVATLRCRDTGRTFCVAVTHLKARSGWEAFRSAQGSHLLQQLRVICSQQGQHSEGVPLVVCGDFNAEPDEEVYRRFLASPLQLESAYRTLSSDGNTEPLFTSWKIRPSGESRATLDYVWYSRLGFSVDAVLSMPSEEQIGPDRLPSYHYPSDHLSLVCDLSFIQEPHRLM; from the exons ATgggcagtagcagcagcagccgTCTCTTCAGTACTCTGGCTCAGTCACTGAGCAGCGCCCCGCTGCCTCATggactcacacatacacagaccgaCACGGAGGAGTGTGAGTTTGAGCAGGCGGACCCTGAGGCTCTCTTGCATGAGTGTGAGGAAGTCCTGAGGAACAGACCTCCACGTCCACACAGAGACTTCATTCGCACCAGAGCCAGCACCCCGCTCAACCCACAGATCCGCATCATGCAGTGGAACATTTTAGCACAAG CTCTCGGTGAGGGTAAGGACGGTTTTGTGCGCTGCCCAATGGAGGCACTAAACTGGGCCGAGAGGAAGTACTTGATCCTGGAGGAGATTCTGACCTACAGGCCGGACGTGCTGTGTCTGCAGGAAGTGGACCACTACTATGACACCTTCCAACCGCTGCTTTCCCGTGTGGGCTACCAGGGTAGTTTCTGCCCCAAGCCCTGCTCACCCTGCCTAGACGTTCGTGACAACAACGGCCCAGACGGCTGCGCTCTGTTCTTCAGCCGCCAGCGCTTCGAGTTGCTCGGCACAAGCCACCTGCGTCTGTCTGCGATGATGCTGAAGACCAACCAGGTGGCTATAGTGGCCACCCTGCGGTGCCGGGACACAGGCCGGACGTTCTGTGTGGCCGTGACTCACCTTAAGGCTCGCAGTGGCTGGGAGGCCTTTCGCAGTGCCCAGGGCTCACACCTCCTGCAGCAGCTGAGGGTAATATGCAGTCAGCAAGGGCAGCATAGCGAGGGTGTCCCACTTGTGGTGTGTGGTGATTTCAACGCAGAGCCGGACGAAGAAGTGTACCGTCGTTTCCTGGCATCTCCGCTTCAACTGGAGAGTGCTTACAGGACTCTGAGCTCTGACGGCAACACAGAGCCACTCTTCACCAGCTGGAAGATTCGACCGAGTGGAGAGAGCCGTGCCACACTCGATTATGTCTGGTACTCACGTTTGGGATTCAGCGTCGATGCCGTACTGAGCATGCCCAGTGAAGAGCAGATTGGTCCTGACCGACTGCCCTCATACCACTACCCTTCTGACCACCTCTCCCTGGTGTGTGACCTTAGCTTCATCCAGGAGCCACACAGGCTCATGTAG
- the nocta gene encoding nocturnin isoform X1, with protein sequence MYPVRRCSPLLQRDLATFCVSSLRKERKPSAVKRTVSAVSRRGLSGSEHKPQSQEDSSSSAALRNVAHAYPMGSSSSSRLFSTLAQSLSSAPLPHGLTHTQTDTEECEFEQADPEALLHECEEVLRNRPPRPHRDFIRTRASTPLNPQIRIMQWNILAQALGEGKDGFVRCPMEALNWAERKYLILEEILTYRPDVLCLQEVDHYYDTFQPLLSRVGYQGSFCPKPCSPCLDVRDNNGPDGCALFFSRQRFELLGTSHLRLSAMMLKTNQVAIVATLRCRDTGRTFCVAVTHLKARSGWEAFRSAQGSHLLQQLRVICSQQGQHSEGVPLVVCGDFNAEPDEEVYRRFLASPLQLESAYRTLSSDGNTEPLFTSWKIRPSGESRATLDYVWYSRLGFSVDAVLSMPSEEQIGPDRLPSYHYPSDHLSLVCDLSFIQEPHRLM encoded by the exons ATGTATCCGGTAAGGCGCTGTTCTCCGCTGCTGCAGCGGGATTTAGCCACATTTTGTGTCTCGTCGCTGCGGAAGGAGCGGAAACCCTCCGCGGTGAAGAGGACGGTCTCTGCGGTTTCACGGCGCGGTCTCTCCGGCTCTGAACACAAGCCTCAGTCTCAGGAGGACAGTTCCAGTTCGGCAGCGCTTCGTAACGTAGCTCACG caTATCCGATgggcagtagcagcagcagccgTCTCTTCAGTACTCTGGCTCAGTCACTGAGCAGCGCCCCGCTGCCTCATggactcacacatacacagaccgaCACGGAGGAGTGTGAGTTTGAGCAGGCGGACCCTGAGGCTCTCTTGCATGAGTGTGAGGAAGTCCTGAGGAACAGACCTCCACGTCCACACAGAGACTTCATTCGCACCAGAGCCAGCACCCCGCTCAACCCACAGATCCGCATCATGCAGTGGAACATTTTAGCACAAG CTCTCGGTGAGGGTAAGGACGGTTTTGTGCGCTGCCCAATGGAGGCACTAAACTGGGCCGAGAGGAAGTACTTGATCCTGGAGGAGATTCTGACCTACAGGCCGGACGTGCTGTGTCTGCAGGAAGTGGACCACTACTATGACACCTTCCAACCGCTGCTTTCCCGTGTGGGCTACCAGGGTAGTTTCTGCCCCAAGCCCTGCTCACCCTGCCTAGACGTTCGTGACAACAACGGCCCAGACGGCTGCGCTCTGTTCTTCAGCCGCCAGCGCTTCGAGTTGCTCGGCACAAGCCACCTGCGTCTGTCTGCGATGATGCTGAAGACCAACCAGGTGGCTATAGTGGCCACCCTGCGGTGCCGGGACACAGGCCGGACGTTCTGTGTGGCCGTGACTCACCTTAAGGCTCGCAGTGGCTGGGAGGCCTTTCGCAGTGCCCAGGGCTCACACCTCCTGCAGCAGCTGAGGGTAATATGCAGTCAGCAAGGGCAGCATAGCGAGGGTGTCCCACTTGTGGTGTGTGGTGATTTCAACGCAGAGCCGGACGAAGAAGTGTACCGTCGTTTCCTGGCATCTCCGCTTCAACTGGAGAGTGCTTACAGGACTCTGAGCTCTGACGGCAACACAGAGCCACTCTTCACCAGCTGGAAGATTCGACCGAGTGGAGAGAGCCGTGCCACACTCGATTATGTCTGGTACTCACGTTTGGGATTCAGCGTCGATGCCGTACTGAGCATGCCCAGTGAAGAGCAGATTGGTCCTGACCGACTGCCCTCATACCACTACCCTTCTGACCACCTCTCCCTGGTGTGTGACCTTAGCTTCATCCAGGAGCCACACAGGCTCATGTAG